In Nocardioides sp. JS614, the sequence CGGGCGTGGGCGGCGGCGAGCCGGCCGTCGGCTACCTCCTCGGCGAGGTCCACAACGGCATCGCCCAGATGTTCCAGGTCATCGAGAACGCCCGGATGATGGTCGGCACCAAGGCGATCGCGACGCTGTCGACCGGCTACCTCAACGCGCTGGAGTTCGCCAAGGAGCGGGTGCAGGGCGCCGACCTCGCCCAGTCCGCGGACAAGACCGCGCCGCGGGTGACGATCACCCACCACCCCGACGTACGCCGCTCGCTGATGACGCAGAAGTCGTTCGCCGAGGCGATGCGCGCCCTGGTGCTCTACACCGCGTCCTGGCAGGACAGGGTGATGATCGCCGAGCACAACGGGGAGCGCGACGAGCTCGCCGAGAAGGTCAACGACCTGCTGCTCCCGATCGTCAAGGGCTACGGCTCGGAGCGCTCGTGGGTGCTGCTCGGGACCGAGTCGCTGCAGACCCTCGGCGGCTCCGGCTTCCTGCAGGAGTACCCGATCGAGCAGTACGTCCGCGACGCCAAGATCGACACCCTCTACGAGGGCACGACCGCGATCCAGGGCCAGGACTTCTTCTTCCGCAAGATCGTCAAGGACCAGGGCAAGGCCCTGGGCCACCTGGCCGGCGAGATCCAGAAGTTCATCGACAGCGAGGCCGGCAACGGCCGCCTGAAGAACGAGCGCGAGCTGCTGGCCACCGCGCTGGCGGACGCCAACGCGATCGTCGGCCACATGATCAACGAGCTGATGTCCTCCCAGGAGGAGGTCCGCAACATCTACAAGGTCGGGCTGAACACCACCCGCCTGCTGATGGTGCTCGGCGACGTCGTGTGCGGCTGGCTGCTGCTCCGCCAGGCCGAGGTGGCGCTCGAGAAGCTCGGGGGCGACGCCGGGTCCCTGGGAGCGAAGGACCGCGCGTTCTACGAGGGCAAGATCGCGGCCGCCCAGTTCTTCGCGCAGAACAACCTGCCGCGGCTGACCGCCGAGCGGGCCATCGCCGAGTCCATCGACCTGAGCCTGATGGACCTCGACGAGGACGCCTTCTGATCGAACGCTGACCCGCACCAGCACCTCGGCCCGGCAGGGGAAACCCGCCGGGCCGAGGTGTATCCGCAGGTCGGGCGGGGAACGATCCGTCCATGGGTATCGGAATCGGCATCGTCCTGCTCGTCCTGGGTCTCATCCTCGTGACCGGCGCGGTGGACCTCCCCGCCAGCGTCGACGACGCGATCGCCGGCGACACTCTCGGGTGGATCTTCCTGATCGTCGGCGCCCTCGCCATCGTGCTCGCACTGGTGATCAACCAGCAGCGCAGCCGCTCGACCTCGACGTACGTCGAGGAGCGGCGCGCGGACCCGCCCGTGCGCTGACCGCGAGCCCTCAGCCGACCCGCAGCGCGGCGCGGGCGGCCCGGTGCACGGCACCGGTGAGCCGGTCCAGCGTCGGTGAGTCCAGCCGCCAGCGCTGCCAGTGCAGCGCGACGTCGACGTGCCGGCGGCCGGGCAGCGGCGCCAGCCGCCCGGACCGCACGTCGGGGCGCAGCTGCGGCTCCGGGATCATCCCCCAGCCCAGACCGAGCCGGACCGCCTCGAGGAAGTCCGCGGAGGTCGGCACCCGATGCACGACGTCGGGCAGCCCGACGCCGCGGGCGGCGAGGACCTCGTGCTGCAAGGCGTCCTTCTCGTTGAACACCACGACCGGCATGCCGGCCCAGTCGGCGCCGCGCCCGTGTCGCCAGCGCTCGACGAACGACGGCGCCGCGGCCGGCACGTAGCGCAGCGTCCCGAGCCGCTCGACCGAGCAGCCCTGGACCGCGGCGGGCTCGGAGGTCACGGCGGCCAGCACCTCCCCGCCCCGGAGCAGGCCGGCCGAGAACGCCTGGTCCTCCACGTGCAGCCGCAGCGCGACGTCCGGCCACCCGGCCACCTCGGCGACCGTCCCGCGGAACCAGGTCGCCAACGAGTCCGCGTTGACCGCGACCGGCAGCTCGACGGTCGAGCGGTGTCCGTGGGCGAGCGCGTCGCGGACCTCGTCGTGCAGCAGCCGCGTCTGCCGGGCCAGCCGCAGGAGCACCCGGCCGGCCTCCGTCGGCCGGCACGGGACGGTGCGCTGCACGACCACCTGGCCGACCTCGGACTCCAGCGCTCGGATCCGCTGGCTGATCGCGGACGGCGTGACGTGCAGCTCGCGCGCCGCCGCCTCGAACGTGCCGTGGTCGGCGATCGCGACCAGAGCGGCGAGCTGGGCCGGCACGAGCTCCATGAAGCGATGCTAATGGTCGTGCAGATTGTTTCGTTGGCCTTCAGACGGTTCGCGGGCCTAGCGTGAGCCCGTGCTCGACTCCACGTTCACCGGCCTGGTCACCGGCCTGTCACTGATCGTGGCGATCGGCGCGCAGAACGCCTACGTGCTGCGCCAGGGCCTGGCCCGCGAGCACATCGGCGTCGTGGTCGCCATCTGCGCGATCTCCGACGTCGTGCTGATCACCGGCGGGGTCGCCGGGATCGGCACCATCGTGGAGCAGGCCGGGTGGGTCCTGGACCTGGTCCGCTGGCTCGGTGTCGCGTTCCTGACGTGGTACGGCGTCTCCTCACTGCTGCGCGCGCGTCGCGCGGACGCGCTGCACGCGGCCGGCCGGGGCGCGACCGGCGTCCGCGGCGTCGCCGTACGCGCGCTCGCGCTGACCTGGCTCAACCCGCACGTGTACCTCGACACCGTGCTGCTGCTCGGCTCGATCGCCAACCACGAGGGGCCGACCGGCCGCTGGTGGTTCGCCCTCGGCGCCAGCCTCGCGAGCGTCCTGTGGTTCTCCGGACTGGGGTACGGCGCCCGCCGGGCCGGTCGGCTGCTCGCGAGCCCGCGGGCCTGGCAGGTGCTCGACGTGCTCATCGGTGTGACGATGCTCGCCATCGCGGTGCTGCTCGCACGCGGCTAGGGTTCCGGACATGACCGACGCCCCGTCAGCCGTGTCAGACACCGACCTGCTCCGCGGGTACATCGACGTCTGGTGGCAGGCGATCAACGACTTCACCGACCTTCTCGAGGAGCTCGACGAAGCGGAGTGGGCCACGCCCACCGACCTCCCGGGGTGGGACGTCAAGGCGGTCGCCTCGCACATCGCGCACCTGGAGTCGATCCTCTCCGGTGCCCCCGAGGAGACCGCCGAGGTGGGCGAGCCGGACCACGTCACCGGCCTGATGGGGCTCTACACCGAGATCGGGGTCGTCACCCGGCGCGCCGCGAGCCCGGACGCGATCATCAACGAGATCCGGTCCGCGGCGACCGCCCGGCACACCCGGCTGCTGGCCGACCCGCCGACCGACGCCTCGGTCAAGCCGGAGCCGATCTTCGGCGGGGTCGGCTGGGACTGGCGCACGCTGCTGCGCAACCGGCCGCTCGACGTGTGGATGCACGAGCAGGACGTCCGCCGCGCCGTGGACCGCCCCGGCGGCATGGACTCGGCGGCCGCCCGGCACACCGCCGAGTATCTCGCCGAGAGCCTGGGCTACGTGCTGGCCAAGCGGGTCGGCGCCCCCGGCGGCAGCACGGTGGTGCTCGAGCTGGAGGGCAGCGCACCGTACGCCTTCACGGTCAACGACACCGGCCGCGGCGAGCGGCTCCGCGAGGTGCCCGCCGCGCCGGACGTGCTGCTGCGGATGGACCGCCAGGCGTTCATCCTGCTGGCCGGCGGCCGCCGCGAGCCCGAGCCCGGCACGTTCGAGGTCGCGGGCGACGAGGAGCTCGCGGGCCGGATCCTCGAGGCGATGGCGACCACGCCGTGACCACGCCATGACCACGCCATGGAGGACCGCGGCCACCTGGTCGCTCGCGGACATCCCGCCCCAGGACGGGAGGACGGTGCTGGTCACCGGCACCACGGTCGGCGGGCTGGGGCAGTTCACCGCGCTCGAGCTGGCCCGCCGCGGCGCCCGGGTGGTGCTCGCCGGCCGGACCGAGCAGCGGCTGGAGGAGACCCGGGCGGCGATCACGACCGAGGTCCCGGCCGCCGCGCTGGAGACCCTGGTCGTCGACCTGGCCGACCTGGCGTCGGTACGCCGGGCCGCGGTCCAGGCGGCCGGCCTCGGCCCGATCGACGTGCTGGTCAACAACGCCGGCGTGATGGGGACGCCGTACCACCGCACCGGGGACGGGCTCGAGCTCCAGCTCGCGACCAACCACTTCGGGCCGTTCCTGCTCACCGGCCTGCTGCTGCCGCAGCTCGTCGCGAGCGGAGCCGGCACCGTCGTCACGGTCTCCTCGCAGATGCACCGGGTCGCGCGCTCCGCGCCGCTGGACGACCCCCGCAGCCAGCACGGCCGCTACCAGCGCTGGCCGACCTATGCCCGGTCCAAGCTGGCCAACCTGCTGTTCACCTACGAGCTGGACCGGCGGGCCCGCCGCGCCGAGCTGCCGGTCCGCGCACTCGCCGCGCACCCCGGCTTCGCGGCCACCCACCTCGCGGCGAACGGGCAGTACGGCCGCGCCCGCGGCGGCCGGGCCACGATCCTGGACGCGGCGATCAAGGCGATCTCGCCCAATCGCGCCGACGAGGGCGCCTGGCCGACCCTGATGGCCGCGACCGCGGACCTGCCGGGCGGCACCTACTGCGGGCCGAGCGGGTTCGCGGAGGGCGGCGGCGTCCCGCACGTGACCACCAGCAACAAGCTGTCCCACGACCAGGCCGCCCAGCGGCGGCTGTGGGAGCTCAGCGAGCAGACCACCGGCATCCGCTACCCCTGATCCTGCGGGTCCACCTCACGGTCGCGGACCCGGACCAGGCCGCCGAGGACCGGGACGTACGCCGCCCGGCCCGGGCCGAGGGTGACCTCGCCGTGGTGGTTGTCACGGAGCACGCCGAGGCCGGTGCGGCGCCCCCACAGCAGCCGGCCGGTGTCCAGGTCGAGGGCGGTGAGGTACCACGCGTCCACACCGAGCCAGCTGTGCCGCTTGACGTAGGCGTAGACGATCCCGTCCGCCACCGACACCGCCGGGGCGCCGCTCGGCACGTCCAGCTCCGTCGACCAGGTGACCCGGCACTCGCCGTCCACGACCGCGACCCGCGCGATGCCGCGGTCGGTGGTGCGCCCCAGGACCGTGGAGAGCGGCCCGTCGTAGCCGTGGGAGTTCTGCACGACCACGGCGTCGCCCGCGGCCACCAGCCCGCCGTCGGTCGCCCCGGCGTCGTCGCCGAAGACCTCGGTCCGGCACACGGGCGCGCCGGTGTCGGCGCGGTGGAAGACCACCTGGAGCCGCGGCTCGCGGTTGTCCGCGACCGCCACCAGGCCCGACGGCAGCGGCACGGGGGCGGCACCGCGCTCGCCGCCGCCGTCGTACGCCGAGCTCCAGGCGACCGTGACACGCCCGCCGGTGAGCACCACCCGGTGGAGTGCCTGGGCGCCGGCGACGTAGGCGCCGGCGGCGACGGCCGCGAGCGGCCGGTCCACGGTGTCGTCGAGGTCGACGGTCGCGACCCGGTCCCCCGCGACGACGCCGGCCACCCCCGCACGCGAGACGAACCAGGTGCGCTCGCCCGCGGCCGCGACCCCGACGACACAGTCGTCGGCGGCGATGCCCAGGTCGATCGTGGCCTCGGTGGTCAGGTCCGGCTCGTCGTCGGCGTCGGCGGTGCCGACCACCAGCAGCCGGTCCCCGGCTGCCACGACCACCCGGCCGTCCGTGTCGAGGTCGAAGGCCGCCGGACAGCCCGCGCCGCGGGCGGGGAGGTCCTTGGTCGCCCGCTGGCGCAGGCTCTCGGCGTCGACGAGCCGCAGCACGGGACTGCCGGCGTCGCCGCACACCGCGACCAGGCGGCCGTGCGGGTCCACCTCGAGCCGGCGGCAGTCGTCGAGGCCGTAGGACCGGGTGCGCACCTGCGGCGACTCCCCCGCAGGCCCGTGCTCGGCGCCGCCGACCACGGGGCGCCCGACGTACGACGGCGTCGCCCACGTGCCCGGACCCGGCGCGATCGGCAGCCACCCGTCGGGCACGACGACCGCCAGGCCGGCCACGGCCAGGACCGCCACCAGCCACCACGCGACCACCCGGCGGCTCGGCCGCAGCCACGCCCGCACCCGCGGGAAGTACAGCGTCAGCCCGGCGAGCAGGAGCGCCACCGGGCCGGCGAGCAGGACCAGCAGGCCCACGCCCACCAGGACCACCGTGCGCGCGCCCCTCACCTCGACCGCCTCATCCCGCCACGATCGTAGGTCCGGGGCAGCCCTTGGCCGGGGCGGCTCGACGGAGCACAGTGGGCGCATGAAGCGACTCTCGGACGTGAAGCGGATCGGATTCGGCGCGATGCGGCTGACGGGGCCGGGCATCATGGGCCCGCCCGCGGACCCCGACGAGGCGACACGGGTGCTGCAGCGGGCGGTCGAGCTCGGCGTGGACCACATCGACACCAGCGACTACTACGGCCCCTACGTGGTCAACGACCTGATCCGCGAGGCGCTGCACCCCTACCCGCCCGAGCTGGTCCTGGTCACCAAGGTCGGCGCCCGGCGCGACGACACCGGCGCCTGGCTGCCCGCCTTCGAGCCCGACGAGATCAAGGAGGCCGTGCACGACAACCTCGGCCGGCTCGGCGTCGAGCGGCTCGGCGGGGTCAACCTGCGGTTCCTGGACGGCTGGGACGGTGACTTCGAGGCGCAGTGGACGGTGCTGGCCGACCTGCACTCCCAGGGCCTGGTCTGCGACCTGGGGCTGAGCAACGCCACCGCCGAGCAGGTGAAGATCGCGCAGGACATCGCGCCGGTCGCGATGGTCCAGAACGCCTACAACGTCGCGCACCGCGAGGACGACGAGCTGATCGACGCCCTGGCCGACCAGGGCGTCTACTACGTGCCGTTCTTCCCGCTCGGTGGGTTCAGCCCACTCGCCCTCGACGCGGTGCACGCCGTGGCGGCCAGGCACGGCGCCACGCACATGCAGGTCGCGCTGGCCTGGCTGCTGCTGCGCTCGGAGAACATCCTGCTGATCCCCGGCACCAGCTCGGTCGCACACCTGGAGGAGAACCTCGGCGCCGGCCGGCTGCACCTCGACGGGGAGGACCTCGCGACGCTGGACGCGATCGGGCGGTGAGGCTCAGCCGCGCCCGGTGACCGTCGCGGCCACCGGGACGGGGACCGGGACGGGCACCGGGGTCGGGGCCAGGCGGTCGCCGAGCAGGCCCTCGCGGCGCGCGACCAGCGCGGCCGCGCCGAGGGTGGCGGCCACGGCGAGGCCGTTGAGCAGCAGCACCGAGACGCTCTTGACGAGCACGAACGTCTCCAGCGACTGCGACTGCAGCAGCCACAGCGTCCACAACGCCTTGCCGAGGCAGAGCAGCGCCCAGCCCAGGGTGAGGGAGCGGAACAGCCGGCGGATCGCCGGGCGCCCGTGCAGCTCCTCGTCCATCGGGTAGAAGTCGCCCGCCAGCCGGGCGACCATCGGCCGCGCGGTCGCGAGCGTGACCAGGAACGTCAGCCCGATCAGGCTGTCGCTGATGATCGGCTGCAGGAAGTAGAGGTAGGTGCTGTCGGTCAGCAGCGCGATCAGGGTGCGCCCGGTCATCACCACCGCGGTGAGGATCAGCAGGCCCGAGGTACGCCGGCCGGTGAGCGCGCGCCACGCGATCGCGCCGTACGACCAGGTGAGCGCGGCGAAGATCGCGACCCACACGCCCTCAAGGCGCAGGCAGGTGTAGAAGACCGTGGCGGGGACCGCGCAGGCGACCAGCAGGTTCACGCCCAGCCTGCGGACCACCGCCCGCAGGCTGGGGCGATGGTCGGGCGGGGCGTCGCGGTCGGTGAGGGTCGTCATGGGGTCCCTGTCTGCCGTGCCCGATGGCGCGGTTACCGAAACCCATCGACCGGCATGATGGGAACATGAGCGACTCCCGCGCCGGACAGCCCGCCGAGCCCGCCGACCTCGTCGACGTCGCGCACCTGGTCACGGCGTACTACACCGGGGTCCCCGACCCGGACGACGTCGAGCAGCAGGTCGCGTTCGGCACCAGCGGGCACCGCGGATCGTCGCTGCGCACCGCGTTCAACGAGACCCACATCCTGGCGACCACGCAGGCGATCTGCGACTACCGGCGCGAGCAGGGGTACGACGGGCCGCTGTTCCTGGGCCGCGACACCCACGGGCTCTCGGAGCCGGCCTGGGCGACGGCGCTGGAGGTGCTGGCCGGCAACGACGTGACCGTGTTGGTCGACGACCGCGACGGCTACACCCCGACGCCGGCGGTCTCGCACGCGATCCTGCGGGTCAACGGCGGCCGGGTGACCGGGTCCGGGCTCGCCGACGGCATCGTCGTGACGCCGTCGCACAACCCGCCCTCGGACGGCGGGTTCAAGTACAACCCGCCGCACGGCGGGCCGGCCGACACCGACGCGACGTCGGTGATCGCGGCCCGCGCGAACGAGCTGATCCGGAACGACCTGGCCGGGGTGACTCGGGTCCCCTTCGGGCGGGCCCGCGCCGCGGCCGCGCCGTACGACTACCTGGGGACCTACGTCGACGACCTGCCGAACGTGGTCGACCTCGAGGCGATCCGCGGGGCCGGCGTGCGGATCGGCGCGGACCCGCTGGGCGGCGCGTCGGTGGCGTACTGGGCCGAGATCGCCGAGCGGCACCGGTTGGACCTGACCGTGGTGAACCCGCTGGTCGACCCGACCTGGCGGTTCATGACCCTCGACTGGGACGGCAAGATCCGGATGGACTGCTCCTCGCCCAGCGCGATGGCCTCGCTGATCGCCCGCATGACCGAGGGGGGCGACGCCTACGACATCGCGACCGGCAACGACGCCGACTCCGACCGGCACGGGATCGTCACGCCGGACGCCGGGCTGATGAACCCCAACCACTACCTCGCGGTCGCGATCGGCTACCTGTTCGGCGGGGCCCGGCGGGGCTGGCCCGCCACGGCACGGATCGGCAAGACCCTGGTGTCGTCCTCGATGATCGACCGCGTCGCGGCGGCGATCGGGCGCGAGCTGGTCGAGGTGCCGGTCGGGTTCAAGTGGTTCGTGCCGGGGCTGATCGACGGCTCGTTCGGGTTCGGCGGGGAGGAGTCGGCCGGCGCGTCGTTCCTGCGCCGGGACGGCTCGGCGTGGACCACCGACAAGGACGGCATCATCCTCGCGCTGCTCGCCTCCGAGGTGCTGGCGCGCACCGGCCGGTCGCCCTCGGCGCACTACGCCGACCTGGTCGCCGAGCACGGGGAGCCGGCGTACGCCCGGATCGACGCGCCCGCCACCCGGGAGCAGAAGGCGGCCCTGTCCGCGCTGTCCGCCGACGACGTCACCGCGACCTCACTGGCCGGCGAGGAGATCACCGCCAAGCTCACCGAGGCACCCGGCAACGGCGCCCGGATCGGCGGCCTCAAGGTCACCACCGAGTCCGCCTGGTTCGCGGCCCGGCCGTCCGGCACCGAGGACGTCTACAAGATCTACGCCGAGTCGTTCCGCGGCCCCGGCCACCTGGCCCAGGTGCAGCAGGAGGCGCGCGAGGTCGTCAACGCCGCGCTGGGGTAGCGCCTCAGAGGTGGTCGGGGACGATCAGCGCGTCCGGGTCCTGGCGCGGCGGCAGGCACTCGAGGGCCAGCTTGACCAGCGCGACCCGTGCGGTGAGCAGCGCCTTGCGACGTACGCCGCGCTCGTCACCGAGCCGCTCCTCGACGGCCGTGCGCACCTGCGCGTCGGTGAACGTCGGCCGCTCGCCCGGGGTCACCTCGACGTCCGGCAGCGCGACCAGGGCGGGCAGCAGCTGGGTGCCGAGCCCGTCGAGCATCTGGAACCGCTCGAAGCGGGACAGCGCCTCCCACGCCTCGTCCTCGGTCCGCTGCCCCTTGCGGACCGAGCGGTCCTGGGTCGCGAGCACGCTCTTGGCGGCCCCGGTCAGGGCGACGGTCAGCTCGTGTTCGGTGAAGCGCACGGGTCCAGCCTGCCGCACCAGTGGCAGCGGGGTCGACTCAGCCGGAGGTGGCGATCGGGATGTCGGGGGTGACCTCGGCCTGGGCGCCGGACACGGTGCCGCCGAAGTACATCTGCGCGATGTGCGGGTCGGAGAGGATCGCCGCGGCGGGACGCTGGGTGACGACCTTGCCGGACTCCATCACGATGCCGTCGGTGGCCATCCGCATGCCGAAGCGGACGTTCTGCTCGACGATGAGGATCGTCTTGCCGCTGTCGCGGAGCACCAGCACCGACTCGTAGAGGGTCTGCAGGGCCTTGGGGTCCAGCCCCAGCGAGGGCTCGTCGAGCAGCAGCAGCACCGGGTCGAGCATCAGCGACCGGGCGAACTCCACCATCCGGCGCTGCCCGCCGGACAGGTTGCCGGCGTTGTCGTTGCACCGGTCGGCGACGATCGGGAACAGCGCGGCCACCTGGTCGTAGCGCTCCTTCACCAGCGCCTTCTGGTGCCGGATGATGTAGGCGCCGAGCAGCACGTTCTCGCGGACGGTCATGCTCGGGAACAGCGCGTTCGACTGCGGCACCTGCGAGATGCCCCGCTCGAGGATCTCGGCGGCCGAGGCCCGGTGGATCGGCTCGCCCTGCAGGTGCACCTCGCCGAGCCGGGGCGAGAGCAGGCCGCTGACGGTCTTGAGGACCGTGGACTTGCCGGCGCCGTTGGGCCCGACGATGCAGGCCACGGAGCCGGGCGGGACGGTGATGTCGACGCCCTGGAGCACGTCGCCGCCGCCGTACCCGGCGACGACGCCCTGCATCCTCAGCATCGGCGCGTCGGTCGACTGTCCGCTCATCACGGGGCCACCTTCTCCTCGAGGACGAAGTCGTCGCCCAGGTAGGCGTCGATCACGGCGGGGTCGCGCTGGATCTCCTCCGGCGTCCCCGACGCCATCGTCCGGCCCCGGGCGAGCACGTGGATCGGGTCGCACAGCCCCAGCACGAACGGCATGTTGTGCTCGACGATCAGGAACGTCTTCCCGTAGGAGTTCAGCTCCCGGATCATCTCGCCCATCCGCTCGATGAGCACCGGGTTGATGCCACCGGCCGGCTCGTCGAGCAGGATCAGCTTGGGATCGAGCATCAGGATCTGGGCCAGCTCGACAAGCTTCTGCTGGCCGTAGGACAGCGCCTGCGCCTTCTGGTCCCGGAAGGCCCGCATGCCGACGAACTCCAGGAGCTCCTCGGCGGCCTTGGCCTCGGCGCCGCTCACCGCGATCCGGCCGAGCTGGGCGATCGAGAACCTGCGCTGCACCGCGACGACGTTCTCCAGCACGGTCATCTCCCGGAACAGCCGGGTGATCTGGAAGGTGCGGCCCAGGCCGAGGTGCGCGCGCTGCCAGGACCGCATCCCGTCGATGCGCCGTCCTTCGAGCCAGATCTCACCGGACTCGGCACGGATCGTGTCGTCGATCAGGTTGAACAGCGTGGTCTTGCCCGAGCCGTTCGGCCCGATCAGGCCGGTGATCGAGCCCTCCGGCACGGCGAACGACGCACCGTCGACCGCCTTCACGCCGCCGAAGTGGCGCTTGAGGTTCTTGACCTCGAGCAGGGCCCGGTCCGGGATCTTGCTGCGGTCGACCAGGTGCACCCGGTCGGTGATCGAGGCCAGGCTGCCGCCGGTGCCGATCCGGGCGCCGACCAGGCCGGCCTTGCCGCGGGTACGGCGCCAGCTGAGCGCCGACTCGATCGCCGGGATGATGCCCTTGGGCAGGAAGATCACCACCGCCATCAGCAGCCCGCCGAACAGGAACAGCCGGGTATTGCCGCCGCCCCAGTCGTTGTTGGCCATCTCGTTGAGCCACTCGACCAGGAACGCGCCGATCACCG encodes:
- a CDS encoding branched-chain amino acid ABC transporter ATP-binding protein/permease, with product MKPIWLGRAVALAAGVLLVAYPMLSDDIYYQNMIILSLIFAVGASGLNIISGFAGYISLGQGAFLGLGGYTIGVLAGRYPDASPWLWVPLGGIVAAGVALILGFVSLRSRGPAFVIITVAFLFLVQVIAVNWVSLTNGTTGLTLPLPTWDRDIMNWPFYYVLVAILALQLLMTWWIRRTKLGMGLIAIREDETKAATIGINLPVQKIIAFMASALFVGMAGAVYGYYLTFIDPRGMFSILISVQLVLSMLIGGKATLWGPVIGAFLVEWLNEMANNDWGGGNTRLFLFGGLLMAVVIFLPKGIIPAIESALSWRRTRGKAGLVGARIGTGGSLASITDRVHLVDRSKIPDRALLEVKNLKRHFGGVKAVDGASFAVPEGSITGLIGPNGSGKTTLFNLIDDTIRAESGEIWLEGRRIDGMRSWQRAHLGLGRTFQITRLFREMTVLENVVAVQRRFSIAQLGRIAVSGAEAKAAEELLEFVGMRAFRDQKAQALSYGQQKLVELAQILMLDPKLILLDEPAGGINPVLIERMGEMIRELNSYGKTFLIVEHNMPFVLGLCDPIHVLARGRTMASGTPEEIQRDPAVIDAYLGDDFVLEEKVAP